Proteins encoded by one window of Cydia fagiglandana chromosome Z, ilCydFagi1.1, whole genome shotgun sequence:
- the LOC134679131 gene encoding uncharacterized protein LOC134679131 isoform X2: MSEISTTDNKFSKSTAVYRSSRVYDFITTSVMLKTTSHINVNYIMMFHKTLTLLCSCILVSCVLSYNCDCNSTCDQYLHQEVANAWERKVGKPDQPAPANRVKSLFYDIQLYPTDPQVFEMLVCARQCARRKSLTLTFGEFCVFAAELRRHSRQVRQSPNKPESPQWNVEKEFRERETICKPNIGSEASSLDCEVFLGGSCNPTTWRKEIAIPKLKKMGITYFNPQVENWSTELMEREHRAKSDARALLFVLDSETRAIAASVEAALIAATPKLLLLVMRPYSRHQKIAQEAITDEEYIELSRARATLKEAVERRGLPTFHDISSALDSAGEVLRGRNLTHPRHNIGNYIHRLRRLYDAAGGRSAKLPRQRAVDALQEATRVPRDVAERSLPAAVDPVDFDTFCAAVAEIAADSGPSQSPRAEGVAARLRRAFRSFCDRFSPLAAESQSRNGREEAGATTGAEAERGAESSPPAGLRVHNARLRSCGRKLPLLIPKNGGNRSEPESGGDSVLTPGTERRLEALPAMLGAPTYDVYLGGTFPSGTRPDETLRREGYTYIMPRPNDYARMYSAPARRSAPAHPESPRRDKKPRPMSPDPSEDVTLRSRDTESVTAPAGDRLSASDFYNVTDDVTPQPFKGTFDEDQLLGSRVLVFSISAEAPCFATMVLAAHYMGLQTSKTVLIVQPMDPAASHPYSKVAVQDYNRGRTYLSDLAKREGIPVFDNVEAAMACVLARLQPAA; this comes from the exons ATGTCGGAAATATCCACAACTGATAACAAGTTCAGTAAGTCGACAGCAGTTTACCGCAGCTCACGAGTCTATGACTTCATTACTACAAGTGTTATGCTAAAGACGACATCTCATATAAATGTTAATTATATAATGATGTTTCATAAAACTTTAACTTTATTGTGTAGTTGCATCCTGGTGTCATGTGTTTTATCATATAATTGTGATTGTAATTCTACTTGTGATCAATATTTACACCA AGAGGTAGCGAATGCTTGGGAGAGAAAGGTGGGCAAGCCAGATCAGCCGGCGCCCGCCAATCGCGTCAAAAGCCTTTTCTACGACATCCAGCTATACCCGACCGATCCCCAAG TGTTCGAAATGCTGGTCTGCGCCAGACAGTGTGCGCGACGCAAGTCGCTCACACTTACGTTCGGCGAGTTCTGCGTGTTCGCGGCCGAGCTGCGAAGGCATTCGAGGCAGGTCAGACA GAGTCCAAACAAACCGGAGTCACCGCAGTGGAACGTAGAGAAGGAGTTTAGGGAGAGGGAGACGATATGCAAACCCAATATCG GCAGCGAGGCGTCGTCGCTGGACTGCGAAGTGTTCCTCGGAGGGTCCTGCAACCCCACAACCTGGCGGAAAGAGATCGCTATACCTAAACTGAAAAAGATGGGCATCACGTACTTCAACCCC CAAGTGGAGAACTGGTCGACGGAGCTAATGGAGCGCGAGCACCGCGCTAAGTCGGACGCGCGCGCGCTGCTGTTCGTGCTGGACAGCGAGACGCGCGCCATCGCGGCCAGCGTCGAGGCGGCGCTCATCGCCGCCACGCCCAAGCTGCTGCTACTCGTCATGCGCCCCTACTCGCGCCACCAGAAGATCGCCCAGGAGGCTATCACTGATGA AGAGTACATTGAGCTATCGCGAGCGCGTGCGACATTAAAAGAAGCCGTAGAGAGGAGAGGTTTGCCCACTTTCCATGACATTTCGTCGGCGCTCGACAGCGCCGGCGAGGTGCTCCGAGGGCGGAACCTGACACACCCGCGCCACAACATCGGGAACTACATCCACCGCCTGCGGCGGCTGTACGACGCGGCGGGAGGCCGGAGCGCCAAGCTGCCGCGCCAGCGCGCCGTCGACGCGCTGCAGGAGGCGACGCGGGTGCCGCGGGACGTCGCCGAGAGGAGCCTGCCCGCTGCCGTCGACCCTGTAGACTTTGACACGTTCTGCGCGGCCGTTGCTGAAATCGCAGCTGACTCAG ggCCCAGTCAGTCGCCGCGGGCAGAAGGGGTGGCCGCTCGTCTGCGGCGCGCCTTCCGTTCCTTCTGCGACAGGTTCTCCCCGCTGGCCGCCG AGAGTCAAAGCCGGAACGGCCGAGAGGAAGCGGGAGCGACGACGGGCGCGGAGGCGGAGCGTGGCGCGGAGAGCTCGCCGCCCGCCGGCCTGCGCGTGCACAACGCGCGCCTGCGCTCGTGCGGGCGGAAACTTCCTCTCCTTATACCCAAG AACGGCGGGAACAGAAGTGAGCCCGAGAGCGGTGGTGACTCGGTGCTGACGCCCGGCACAGAGCGCCGGCTCGAGGCGCTCCCCGCCATGCTGGGGGCGCCCACCTACGACGTCTACCTCGGCGGCACCTTCCCG TCCGGCACCCGTCCCGACGAGACGCTGCGCCGCGAGGGCTACACGTACATAATGCCGCGGCCGAACGACTACGCGCGCATGTActcggcgccggcgcggcgctcggcGCCCGCACACCCCGAGTCGCCGCGGCGCGACAAGAAGCCGCGGCCCATGTCGCCCGACCCATCCGAGGACGTGACGCTGCGCTCGCGCGACACGGAGTCCGTGACCGCGCCCGCCGGCGACCGCCTCAGTGCCAGCGACTTCTACAACGTCACCGATGACGTCACGCCGCAGCCCTTCAAAG GAACGTTCGATGAGGACCAGTTGCTGGGGTCGCGCGTGCTCGTGTTCTCGATCAGCGCGGAGGCGCCGTGCTTCGCGACCATGGTGCTGGCGGCGCACTACATGGGCCTGCAGACCTCCAAGACGGTGCTCATCGTGCAGCCCATGGACCCTGCCGCCTCGCATCCG TACAGCAAAGTAGCCGTGCAGGATTACAACCGAGGGCGGACGTACTTGTCGGACCTGGCGAAGCGGGAGGGCATCCCTGTCTTCGACAACGTGGAGGCGGCCATGGCGTGCGTGCTCGCGCGCCTGCAGCCCGCCGCGTAG
- the LOC134679131 gene encoding uncharacterized protein LOC134679131 isoform X6 — MLGRERWASQISRRPPIASKAFSTTSSYTRPIPKCSKCWSAPDSVRDASRSHLRSASSACSRPSCEGIRGRSDIFIRRSPNKPESPQWNVEKEFRERETICKPNIGSEASSLDCEVFLGGSCNPTTWRKEIAIPKLKKMGITYFNPQVENWSTELMEREHRAKSDARALLFVLDSETRAIAASVEAALIAATPKLLLLVMRPYSRHQKIAQEAITDEEYIELSRARATLKEAVERRGLPTFHDISSALDSAGEVLRGRNLTHPRHNIGNYIHRLRRLYDAAGGRSAKLPRQRAVDALQEATRVPRDVAERSLPAAVDPVDFDTFCAAVAEIAADSGPSQSPRAEGVAARLRRAFRSFCDRFSPLAAESQSRNGREEAGATTGAEAERGAESSPPAGLRVHNARLRSCGRKLPLLIPKNGGNRSEPESGGDSVLTPGTERRLEALPAMLGAPTYDVYLGGTFPSGTRPDETLRREGYTYIMPRPNDYARMYSAPARRSAPAHPESPRRDKKPRPMSPDPSEDVTLRSRDTESVTAPAGDRLSASDFYNVTDDVTPQPFKGTFDEDQLLGSRVLVFSISAEAPCFATMVLAAHYMGLQTSKTVLIVQPMDPAASHPYSKVAVQDYNRGRTYLSDLAKREGIPVFDNVEAAMACVLARLQPAA; from the exons ATGCTTGGGAGAGAAAGGTGGGCAAGCCAGATCAGCCGGCGCCCGCCAATCGCGTCAAAAGCCTTTTCTACGACATCCAGCTATACCCGACCGATCCCCAAG TGTTCGAAATGCTGGTCTGCGCCAGACAGTGTGCGCGACGCAAGTCGCTCACACTTACGTTCGGCGAGTTCTGCGTGTTCGCGGCCGAGCTGCGAAGGCATTCGAGGCAGGTCAGACA TTTTCATTCGCAGGAGTCCAAACAAACCGGAGTCACCGCAGTGGAACGTAGAGAAGGAGTTTAGGGAGAGGGAGACGATATGCAAACCCAATATCG GCAGCGAGGCGTCGTCGCTGGACTGCGAAGTGTTCCTCGGAGGGTCCTGCAACCCCACAACCTGGCGGAAAGAGATCGCTATACCTAAACTGAAAAAGATGGGCATCACGTACTTCAACCCC CAAGTGGAGAACTGGTCGACGGAGCTAATGGAGCGCGAGCACCGCGCTAAGTCGGACGCGCGCGCGCTGCTGTTCGTGCTGGACAGCGAGACGCGCGCCATCGCGGCCAGCGTCGAGGCGGCGCTCATCGCCGCCACGCCCAAGCTGCTGCTACTCGTCATGCGCCCCTACTCGCGCCACCAGAAGATCGCCCAGGAGGCTATCACTGATGA AGAGTACATTGAGCTATCGCGAGCGCGTGCGACATTAAAAGAAGCCGTAGAGAGGAGAGGTTTGCCCACTTTCCATGACATTTCGTCGGCGCTCGACAGCGCCGGCGAGGTGCTCCGAGGGCGGAACCTGACACACCCGCGCCACAACATCGGGAACTACATCCACCGCCTGCGGCGGCTGTACGACGCGGCGGGAGGCCGGAGCGCCAAGCTGCCGCGCCAGCGCGCCGTCGACGCGCTGCAGGAGGCGACGCGGGTGCCGCGGGACGTCGCCGAGAGGAGCCTGCCCGCTGCCGTCGACCCTGTAGACTTTGACACGTTCTGCGCGGCCGTTGCTGAAATCGCAGCTGACTCAG ggCCCAGTCAGTCGCCGCGGGCAGAAGGGGTGGCCGCTCGTCTGCGGCGCGCCTTCCGTTCCTTCTGCGACAGGTTCTCCCCGCTGGCCGCCG AGAGTCAAAGCCGGAACGGCCGAGAGGAAGCGGGAGCGACGACGGGCGCGGAGGCGGAGCGTGGCGCGGAGAGCTCGCCGCCCGCCGGCCTGCGCGTGCACAACGCGCGCCTGCGCTCGTGCGGGCGGAAACTTCCTCTCCTTATACCCAAG AACGGCGGGAACAGAAGTGAGCCCGAGAGCGGTGGTGACTCGGTGCTGACGCCCGGCACAGAGCGCCGGCTCGAGGCGCTCCCCGCCATGCTGGGGGCGCCCACCTACGACGTCTACCTCGGCGGCACCTTCCCG TCCGGCACCCGTCCCGACGAGACGCTGCGCCGCGAGGGCTACACGTACATAATGCCGCGGCCGAACGACTACGCGCGCATGTActcggcgccggcgcggcgctcggcGCCCGCACACCCCGAGTCGCCGCGGCGCGACAAGAAGCCGCGGCCCATGTCGCCCGACCCATCCGAGGACGTGACGCTGCGCTCGCGCGACACGGAGTCCGTGACCGCGCCCGCCGGCGACCGCCTCAGTGCCAGCGACTTCTACAACGTCACCGATGACGTCACGCCGCAGCCCTTCAAAG GAACGTTCGATGAGGACCAGTTGCTGGGGTCGCGCGTGCTCGTGTTCTCGATCAGCGCGGAGGCGCCGTGCTTCGCGACCATGGTGCTGGCGGCGCACTACATGGGCCTGCAGACCTCCAAGACGGTGCTCATCGTGCAGCCCATGGACCCTGCCGCCTCGCATCCG TACAGCAAAGTAGCCGTGCAGGATTACAACCGAGGGCGGACGTACTTGTCGGACCTGGCGAAGCGGGAGGGCATCCCTGTCTTCGACAACGTGGAGGCGGCCATGGCGTGCGTGCTCGCGCGCCTGCAGCCCGCCGCGTAG
- the LOC134679131 gene encoding uncharacterized protein LOC134679131 isoform X5 — translation MYALTVSYGEVANAWERKVGKPDQPAPANRVKSLFYDIQLYPTDPQVFEMLVCARQCARRKSLTLTFGEFCVFAAELRRHSRQVRQSPNKPESPQWNVEKEFRERETICKPNIGSEASSLDCEVFLGGSCNPTTWRKEIAIPKLKKMGITYFNPQVENWSTELMEREHRAKSDARALLFVLDSETRAIAASVEAALIAATPKLLLLVMRPYSRHQKIAQEAITDEEYIELSRARATLKEAVERRGLPTFHDISSALDSAGEVLRGRNLTHPRHNIGNYIHRLRRLYDAAGGRSAKLPRQRAVDALQEATRVPRDVAERSLPAAVDPVDFDTFCAAVAEIAADSGPSQSPRAEGVAARLRRAFRSFCDRFSPLAAESQSRNGREEAGATTGAEAERGAESSPPAGLRVHNARLRSCGRKLPLLIPKNGGNRSEPESGGDSVLTPGTERRLEALPAMLGAPTYDVYLGGTFPSGTRPDETLRREGYTYIMPRPNDYARMYSAPARRSAPAHPESPRRDKKPRPMSPDPSEDVTLRSRDTESVTAPAGDRLSASDFYNVTDDVTPQPFKGTFDEDQLLGSRVLVFSISAEAPCFATMVLAAHYMGLQTSKTVLIVQPMDPAASHPYSKVAVQDYNRGRTYLSDLAKREGIPVFDNVEAAMACVLARLQPAA, via the exons AGAGGTAGCGAATGCTTGGGAGAGAAAGGTGGGCAAGCCAGATCAGCCGGCGCCCGCCAATCGCGTCAAAAGCCTTTTCTACGACATCCAGCTATACCCGACCGATCCCCAAG TGTTCGAAATGCTGGTCTGCGCCAGACAGTGTGCGCGACGCAAGTCGCTCACACTTACGTTCGGCGAGTTCTGCGTGTTCGCGGCCGAGCTGCGAAGGCATTCGAGGCAGGTCAGACA GAGTCCAAACAAACCGGAGTCACCGCAGTGGAACGTAGAGAAGGAGTTTAGGGAGAGGGAGACGATATGCAAACCCAATATCG GCAGCGAGGCGTCGTCGCTGGACTGCGAAGTGTTCCTCGGAGGGTCCTGCAACCCCACAACCTGGCGGAAAGAGATCGCTATACCTAAACTGAAAAAGATGGGCATCACGTACTTCAACCCC CAAGTGGAGAACTGGTCGACGGAGCTAATGGAGCGCGAGCACCGCGCTAAGTCGGACGCGCGCGCGCTGCTGTTCGTGCTGGACAGCGAGACGCGCGCCATCGCGGCCAGCGTCGAGGCGGCGCTCATCGCCGCCACGCCCAAGCTGCTGCTACTCGTCATGCGCCCCTACTCGCGCCACCAGAAGATCGCCCAGGAGGCTATCACTGATGA AGAGTACATTGAGCTATCGCGAGCGCGTGCGACATTAAAAGAAGCCGTAGAGAGGAGAGGTTTGCCCACTTTCCATGACATTTCGTCGGCGCTCGACAGCGCCGGCGAGGTGCTCCGAGGGCGGAACCTGACACACCCGCGCCACAACATCGGGAACTACATCCACCGCCTGCGGCGGCTGTACGACGCGGCGGGAGGCCGGAGCGCCAAGCTGCCGCGCCAGCGCGCCGTCGACGCGCTGCAGGAGGCGACGCGGGTGCCGCGGGACGTCGCCGAGAGGAGCCTGCCCGCTGCCGTCGACCCTGTAGACTTTGACACGTTCTGCGCGGCCGTTGCTGAAATCGCAGCTGACTCAG ggCCCAGTCAGTCGCCGCGGGCAGAAGGGGTGGCCGCTCGTCTGCGGCGCGCCTTCCGTTCCTTCTGCGACAGGTTCTCCCCGCTGGCCGCCG AGAGTCAAAGCCGGAACGGCCGAGAGGAAGCGGGAGCGACGACGGGCGCGGAGGCGGAGCGTGGCGCGGAGAGCTCGCCGCCCGCCGGCCTGCGCGTGCACAACGCGCGCCTGCGCTCGTGCGGGCGGAAACTTCCTCTCCTTATACCCAAG AACGGCGGGAACAGAAGTGAGCCCGAGAGCGGTGGTGACTCGGTGCTGACGCCCGGCACAGAGCGCCGGCTCGAGGCGCTCCCCGCCATGCTGGGGGCGCCCACCTACGACGTCTACCTCGGCGGCACCTTCCCG TCCGGCACCCGTCCCGACGAGACGCTGCGCCGCGAGGGCTACACGTACATAATGCCGCGGCCGAACGACTACGCGCGCATGTActcggcgccggcgcggcgctcggcGCCCGCACACCCCGAGTCGCCGCGGCGCGACAAGAAGCCGCGGCCCATGTCGCCCGACCCATCCGAGGACGTGACGCTGCGCTCGCGCGACACGGAGTCCGTGACCGCGCCCGCCGGCGACCGCCTCAGTGCCAGCGACTTCTACAACGTCACCGATGACGTCACGCCGCAGCCCTTCAAAG GAACGTTCGATGAGGACCAGTTGCTGGGGTCGCGCGTGCTCGTGTTCTCGATCAGCGCGGAGGCGCCGTGCTTCGCGACCATGGTGCTGGCGGCGCACTACATGGGCCTGCAGACCTCCAAGACGGTGCTCATCGTGCAGCCCATGGACCCTGCCGCCTCGCATCCG TACAGCAAAGTAGCCGTGCAGGATTACAACCGAGGGCGGACGTACTTGTCGGACCTGGCGAAGCGGGAGGGCATCCCTGTCTTCGACAACGTGGAGGCGGCCATGGCGTGCGTGCTCGCGCGCCTGCAGCCCGCCGCGTAG
- the LOC134679131 gene encoding uncharacterized protein LOC134679131 isoform X4, with amino-acid sequence MVDVAAERRAAAACYDAAHSLTKEVANAWERKVGKPDQPAPANRVKSLFYDIQLYPTDPQVFEMLVCARQCARRKSLTLTFGEFCVFAAELRRHSRQVRQSPNKPESPQWNVEKEFRERETICKPNIGSEASSLDCEVFLGGSCNPTTWRKEIAIPKLKKMGITYFNPQVENWSTELMEREHRAKSDARALLFVLDSETRAIAASVEAALIAATPKLLLLVMRPYSRHQKIAQEAITDEEYIELSRARATLKEAVERRGLPTFHDISSALDSAGEVLRGRNLTHPRHNIGNYIHRLRRLYDAAGGRSAKLPRQRAVDALQEATRVPRDVAERSLPAAVDPVDFDTFCAAVAEIAADSGPSQSPRAEGVAARLRRAFRSFCDRFSPLAAESQSRNGREEAGATTGAEAERGAESSPPAGLRVHNARLRSCGRKLPLLIPKNGGNRSEPESGGDSVLTPGTERRLEALPAMLGAPTYDVYLGGTFPSGTRPDETLRREGYTYIMPRPNDYARMYSAPARRSAPAHPESPRRDKKPRPMSPDPSEDVTLRSRDTESVTAPAGDRLSASDFYNVTDDVTPQPFKGTFDEDQLLGSRVLVFSISAEAPCFATMVLAAHYMGLQTSKTVLIVQPMDPAASHPYSKVAVQDYNRGRTYLSDLAKREGIPVFDNVEAAMACVLARLQPAA; translated from the exons AGAGGTAGCGAATGCTTGGGAGAGAAAGGTGGGCAAGCCAGATCAGCCGGCGCCCGCCAATCGCGTCAAAAGCCTTTTCTACGACATCCAGCTATACCCGACCGATCCCCAAG TGTTCGAAATGCTGGTCTGCGCCAGACAGTGTGCGCGACGCAAGTCGCTCACACTTACGTTCGGCGAGTTCTGCGTGTTCGCGGCCGAGCTGCGAAGGCATTCGAGGCAGGTCAGACA GAGTCCAAACAAACCGGAGTCACCGCAGTGGAACGTAGAGAAGGAGTTTAGGGAGAGGGAGACGATATGCAAACCCAATATCG GCAGCGAGGCGTCGTCGCTGGACTGCGAAGTGTTCCTCGGAGGGTCCTGCAACCCCACAACCTGGCGGAAAGAGATCGCTATACCTAAACTGAAAAAGATGGGCATCACGTACTTCAACCCC CAAGTGGAGAACTGGTCGACGGAGCTAATGGAGCGCGAGCACCGCGCTAAGTCGGACGCGCGCGCGCTGCTGTTCGTGCTGGACAGCGAGACGCGCGCCATCGCGGCCAGCGTCGAGGCGGCGCTCATCGCCGCCACGCCCAAGCTGCTGCTACTCGTCATGCGCCCCTACTCGCGCCACCAGAAGATCGCCCAGGAGGCTATCACTGATGA AGAGTACATTGAGCTATCGCGAGCGCGTGCGACATTAAAAGAAGCCGTAGAGAGGAGAGGTTTGCCCACTTTCCATGACATTTCGTCGGCGCTCGACAGCGCCGGCGAGGTGCTCCGAGGGCGGAACCTGACACACCCGCGCCACAACATCGGGAACTACATCCACCGCCTGCGGCGGCTGTACGACGCGGCGGGAGGCCGGAGCGCCAAGCTGCCGCGCCAGCGCGCCGTCGACGCGCTGCAGGAGGCGACGCGGGTGCCGCGGGACGTCGCCGAGAGGAGCCTGCCCGCTGCCGTCGACCCTGTAGACTTTGACACGTTCTGCGCGGCCGTTGCTGAAATCGCAGCTGACTCAG ggCCCAGTCAGTCGCCGCGGGCAGAAGGGGTGGCCGCTCGTCTGCGGCGCGCCTTCCGTTCCTTCTGCGACAGGTTCTCCCCGCTGGCCGCCG AGAGTCAAAGCCGGAACGGCCGAGAGGAAGCGGGAGCGACGACGGGCGCGGAGGCGGAGCGTGGCGCGGAGAGCTCGCCGCCCGCCGGCCTGCGCGTGCACAACGCGCGCCTGCGCTCGTGCGGGCGGAAACTTCCTCTCCTTATACCCAAG AACGGCGGGAACAGAAGTGAGCCCGAGAGCGGTGGTGACTCGGTGCTGACGCCCGGCACAGAGCGCCGGCTCGAGGCGCTCCCCGCCATGCTGGGGGCGCCCACCTACGACGTCTACCTCGGCGGCACCTTCCCG TCCGGCACCCGTCCCGACGAGACGCTGCGCCGCGAGGGCTACACGTACATAATGCCGCGGCCGAACGACTACGCGCGCATGTActcggcgccggcgcggcgctcggcGCCCGCACACCCCGAGTCGCCGCGGCGCGACAAGAAGCCGCGGCCCATGTCGCCCGACCCATCCGAGGACGTGACGCTGCGCTCGCGCGACACGGAGTCCGTGACCGCGCCCGCCGGCGACCGCCTCAGTGCCAGCGACTTCTACAACGTCACCGATGACGTCACGCCGCAGCCCTTCAAAG GAACGTTCGATGAGGACCAGTTGCTGGGGTCGCGCGTGCTCGTGTTCTCGATCAGCGCGGAGGCGCCGTGCTTCGCGACCATGGTGCTGGCGGCGCACTACATGGGCCTGCAGACCTCCAAGACGGTGCTCATCGTGCAGCCCATGGACCCTGCCGCCTCGCATCCG TACAGCAAAGTAGCCGTGCAGGATTACAACCGAGGGCGGACGTACTTGTCGGACCTGGCGAAGCGGGAGGGCATCCCTGTCTTCGACAACGTGGAGGCGGCCATGGCGTGCGTGCTCGCGCGCCTGCAGCCCGCCGCGTAG